A single Streptomyces sp. 2114.4 DNA region contains:
- a CDS encoding zinc-binding dehydrogenase, protein MRRVRFHTYGGPEVLRVEEAEAPVPGPGELLVRTEAIGVTLPCVRRVRGDGKGSGDPLPAMPGGEIAGSVVAVGPDVTGFAPGDRVTSLTLTGSYTELALAPAFLASRIPDDADAVQAVALVRSGQVALAALSTAAPQGAESVLITGAASGTGHLAVQLAKLQGVPRVVAAVGSSAKAEFLYGLGADEVVVYDQESWGEPVDIVLDGVGGELLPRALAALTPGGRLIFFNSGGGTVPAHELLAGAKTITGLTMRRFSTVHRELYEQHRARLWELAGSGRLRAAVHAELPLEEAAKAHEIIEARANLGKVVLRP, encoded by the coding sequence ATGCGCCGTGTCCGATTCCATACCTACGGCGGCCCCGAGGTCCTGCGGGTCGAGGAGGCCGAGGCGCCGGTGCCCGGCCCCGGTGAACTGCTGGTGCGCACGGAGGCGATCGGCGTCACGCTGCCGTGCGTACGACGGGTGCGCGGGGACGGCAAGGGCAGCGGCGATCCGCTGCCCGCCATGCCCGGCGGCGAGATCGCCGGTTCGGTCGTGGCCGTCGGCCCGGACGTCACAGGATTCGCCCCCGGCGACCGCGTCACCTCACTCACCCTCACCGGTTCCTACACCGAACTCGCCCTCGCGCCCGCCTTCCTGGCGAGCCGGATACCGGACGACGCGGACGCCGTGCAGGCGGTGGCGCTGGTGCGCAGCGGCCAGGTCGCGCTCGCCGCGCTCAGCACCGCGGCACCGCAGGGCGCCGAGTCCGTACTGATCACCGGCGCGGCGAGCGGCACCGGACACCTCGCCGTCCAACTGGCCAAGCTCCAGGGGGTGCCACGGGTGGTGGCCGCGGTCGGCTCGTCCGCCAAGGCGGAGTTCCTGTACGGGCTGGGGGCCGACGAGGTGGTGGTCTACGACCAGGAGTCCTGGGGCGAGCCGGTCGATATCGTCCTGGACGGCGTCGGCGGCGAGCTGCTGCCGCGCGCACTGGCCGCGCTGACTCCCGGTGGCCGGCTGATCTTCTTCAACTCCGGCGGCGGGACGGTCCCGGCGCACGAGCTGCTGGCGGGCGCCAAGACCATCACGGGGCTGACGATGCGCCGCTTCTCCACCGTCCACCGGGAGCTGTACGAGCAGCACCGGGCGCGGCTGTGGGAACTTGCCGGATCCGGCCGGCTGCGGGCCGCGGTCCATGCCGAACTGCCCCTGGAAGAGGCCGCGAAGGCACACGAGATCATCGAGGCCAGGGCCAACCTCGGGAAGGTGGTACTGCGTCCGTGA
- the fdhD gene encoding formate dehydrogenase accessory sulfurtransferase FdhD: MGRVTERRRVIRIRDGAVSTRPDTLVAEEPLEIRLGGKPLAITMRTPGDDFALAAGFLVSEGVLASADELANIVYCAGATADGENTYNVVDVRLADGVPVPEITLERNVYTTSSCGLCGKASLDAVRTTTRWPLAPSPAASDGIDPIHIDPLRIDPATLAALPDRLRAAQRVFERTGGLHAAALFTTDGELLDIREDVGRHNAVDKIVGRALQQGQLPLSSSVLMVSGRASFELAQKAVMAGIPVLAAVSAPSSLAVDLATETGLTLVGFLRGSSMNVYAGEHRIALPSGAATPAE; the protein is encoded by the coding sequence ATGGGACGGGTCACCGAGCGACGCCGCGTCATCCGCATCCGCGACGGTGCCGTGAGCACCCGTCCGGACACCCTCGTCGCCGAGGAACCGCTGGAGATACGGCTCGGTGGCAAGCCGCTCGCGATCACGATGCGCACACCGGGAGACGACTTCGCGCTCGCCGCCGGATTCCTCGTCAGCGAGGGCGTGCTGGCGAGCGCCGACGAGCTGGCGAACATCGTCTACTGCGCGGGGGCGACGGCGGACGGGGAGAACACCTACAACGTCGTGGACGTCCGGCTCGCGGACGGGGTCCCGGTCCCGGAGATCACCCTGGAGCGCAACGTCTATACGACGTCGTCGTGCGGGCTGTGCGGCAAGGCCAGCCTGGACGCGGTGCGCACCACCACGCGCTGGCCCCTGGCCCCCTCCCCCGCCGCCTCGGACGGTATCGACCCGATCCATATCGACCCGCTCCGTATCGACCCGGCGACCCTCGCCGCCCTCCCCGACCGGCTGCGGGCCGCTCAGCGGGTGTTCGAGCGGACCGGGGGCCTGCACGCCGCGGCGCTGTTCACGACGGACGGTGAGCTGCTCGACATCCGGGAGGACGTGGGGCGGCACAACGCCGTCGACAAGATCGTGGGGCGGGCGCTGCAGCAGGGGCAGCTGCCGCTGTCGTCGAGTGTGCTGATGGTTTCCGGCCGGGCGTCGTTCGAGCTGGCACAGAAGGCCGTGATGGCGGGCATTCCGGTGCTGGCCGCGGTCTCGGCGCCCTCCTCGCTCGCCGTCGATCTGGCCACCGAAACCGGGCTGACCCTGGTCGGGTTTCTGCGCGGCTCCTCCATGAACGTCTACGCGGGTGAGCACCGCATCGCCCTGCCCTCGGGGGCCGCCACACCTGCGGAGTGA
- a CDS encoding MarR family winged helix-turn-helix transcriptional regulator, whose translation MADTPYAPRHIRALPSWLLGRAAARGHRLVAEALAGEGMRMMHHAVLSAVEEIGPVSQAELGRTLHIDPKDMVAIVNELQRDGLVTRSPDPRDRRKNAIEISADGRRRLLRTRQLGDEANAELTEDLTPAEREQLVALLTRIALPGE comes from the coding sequence ATGGCCGACACCCCCTACGCCCCCCGCCACATCCGCGCGCTCCCCAGCTGGCTGCTGGGCCGCGCCGCCGCCCGCGGCCACCGCCTCGTCGCCGAGGCCCTGGCCGGCGAGGGCATGCGGATGATGCACCACGCCGTCCTGTCGGCGGTCGAGGAAATCGGTCCGGTCTCGCAGGCGGAGCTCGGCCGGACGCTGCATATCGACCCCAAGGACATGGTCGCGATCGTCAACGAGCTGCAGCGGGACGGGCTGGTGACCCGCAGCCCCGATCCCCGGGACCGGCGCAAGAACGCCATCGAGATCTCCGCCGACGGCCGACGGCGGCTGCTGCGCACCCGGCAGCTCGGTGACGAGGCCAACGCGGAGTTGACCGAGGATCTGACCCCGGCCGAACGAGAGCAGTTGGTCGCCCTGCTGACCCGGATCGCGCTGCCGGGGGAGTGA
- a CDS encoding aldo/keto reductase codes for MSKVPAITLNNGVAMPQLGFGVWQVEDDQAFTAVGQALEAGYRSIDTAAIYGNEEGTGKALAASGIARDELFVTTKLWNADQGHDSTLRAFDASLTKLGLEYVDLYLIHWPLPSKDRYVETYQALEKIQAEGRAKAIGVSNFRPEHLERLLGETSVVPAVNQIELHPQFPQAESRAFHARHNIVTEAWSPLGQGKGLLEDPTLATLAAKHGKTPAQVVLRWHLQLGNVVIPKSVTPSRIAENIDVFDFELDDEDLAALAGLDTGKRIGPDPATFDVA; via the coding sequence GTGAGCAAGGTTCCCGCCATCACGCTCAACAACGGCGTAGCGATGCCGCAGCTGGGCTTCGGCGTCTGGCAGGTCGAGGACGACCAGGCGTTCACCGCCGTCGGCCAGGCCCTGGAGGCCGGATACCGCAGCATCGACACCGCGGCGATCTACGGCAACGAAGAGGGCACGGGCAAGGCGCTCGCCGCTTCCGGAATCGCCCGTGACGAACTGTTCGTCACGACCAAGCTCTGGAACGCCGACCAGGGCCACGACTCCACGCTGCGCGCCTTCGACGCCTCCCTCACCAAGCTCGGCCTGGAGTATGTGGATCTCTACCTGATCCACTGGCCGCTCCCGTCGAAGGACCGCTACGTCGAGACGTACCAGGCCCTGGAGAAGATTCAGGCGGAGGGCCGCGCCAAGGCCATCGGTGTCTCGAACTTCCGGCCCGAGCACCTGGAGCGGCTGCTGGGCGAGACCTCCGTCGTCCCGGCCGTCAACCAGATCGAGCTGCACCCGCAGTTCCCGCAGGCCGAGTCCCGCGCCTTCCACGCCCGGCACAACATCGTGACCGAGGCCTGGTCGCCGCTCGGCCAGGGCAAGGGCCTCCTGGAGGACCCGACGCTCGCCACGCTCGCCGCCAAGCACGGCAAGACGCCCGCACAGGTGGTCCTGCGCTGGCACCTCCAGCTCGGCAATGTCGTCATCCCGAAGTCCGTCACCCCTTCGCGCATCGCGGAGAACATCGACGTCTTCGACTTCGAGCTGGACGACGAGGACCTTGCCGCCCTCGCCGGCCTGGACACCGGAAAGCGGATCGGCCCGGACCCGGCCACCTTCGACGTGGCCTGA
- a CDS encoding VOC family protein, producing the protein MPEVTSPYQPGTPCWIDLAAPDQQAAIDFYSEVFGWAGEIGPAETGGYAVCTLNGKPVAGIMAAVPMGGQPAPPTVWTTYLSAADADATSEAVSQAGGTLLMPVTDVMTLGRMCIAAEPTGAVFGIWQPMDFPGAGIVNEPGALIWNELNTTDPSAAATFYKAALGIDSAPMEGAENYYALTVKDRPVGGMQPMSEQMPSGTPSHWLVYFAVTDTDGTVDKITAAGGAALQQPFDMVAGRMAVVADPQGATFAVISPKPMHQG; encoded by the coding sequence ATGCCTGAAGTCACCTCTCCCTACCAGCCCGGAACGCCCTGCTGGATCGATCTCGCGGCCCCTGACCAGCAAGCCGCCATCGACTTCTACTCCGAGGTCTTCGGGTGGGCCGGAGAGATCGGGCCCGCGGAGACCGGGGGCTATGCCGTCTGCACGCTGAACGGCAAGCCGGTGGCCGGAATCATGGCCGCCGTCCCGATGGGCGGCCAGCCCGCGCCGCCGACCGTGTGGACCACCTACCTGTCGGCCGCCGACGCGGACGCCACCTCCGAAGCGGTGAGCCAGGCCGGCGGCACGCTCCTGATGCCGGTCACGGACGTGATGACGCTCGGCCGGATGTGTATCGCGGCCGAGCCCACCGGAGCGGTGTTCGGCATCTGGCAGCCCATGGACTTCCCCGGCGCCGGCATCGTCAACGAACCGGGCGCACTCATCTGGAACGAGCTCAACACCACCGACCCGTCCGCCGCCGCCACGTTCTACAAGGCGGCCCTCGGAATCGACAGCGCCCCCATGGAGGGCGCCGAGAACTACTACGCCCTTACGGTGAAGGACCGGCCGGTCGGCGGAATGCAGCCGATGTCCGAACAGATGCCGTCCGGCACTCCCTCGCACTGGCTGGTGTACTTCGCGGTGACGGACACCGATGGCACGGTCGACAAGATCACCGCGGCCGGCGGTGCGGCGCTGCAGCAGCCCTTCGACATGGTCGCCGGCCGGATGGCCGTGGTGGCCGATCCGCAGGGCGCGACATTCGCCGTGATCAGCCCGAAGCCGATGCATCAAGGCTGA
- a CDS encoding FAD-dependent monooxygenase gives MSRDRIRIAGADVAVVGGSIAGCATALAAHRAGAGRVTVYERTAGRLADRGVGLAVHNARYAELAAAGYLDTAMAWVQLATRRWYVRDGAGPLGREIGALPFPFRSYCWGPLWQELRRRLPEDTVFRSGVRVDAVSDTADGAGVHLGGGEGSRAGEGGAGSGGRRGADGSSRRTERFDLVIGADGYRSVVRETAFPGVRPGYAGYLAWRGAVPADRLTELRFPGLPADPWAEEDCTYGVFPGGHVIIYRIPDGQGGKRANWVLYTAPPAGLDLGLDTPTSLPPGTLTDALYAHFTYVTDELLPPYWGGLMRLTPRQEVFIQPMYDFTAARYTAGRLLLAGDAATVARPHTGAGAVKALQDAAALETALRAVPERPDALAAYGAKRGATGRSVVELGRRLGRTLVQATPDWRTLDQAGLEAAWAAADGSGAFGGRELKS, from the coding sequence ATGAGCAGGGACCGCATCAGGATCGCCGGGGCCGACGTCGCCGTCGTGGGCGGCAGCATCGCCGGTTGTGCCACGGCACTGGCCGCGCACCGGGCCGGCGCCGGCCGGGTCACCGTGTACGAACGCACCGCCGGCCGCCTCGCGGACCGCGGTGTCGGCCTCGCGGTGCACAACGCCCGGTATGCCGAGCTCGCCGCCGCCGGGTATCTGGACACCGCCATGGCGTGGGTCCAGCTGGCCACCCGTCGCTGGTACGTGCGCGACGGCGCCGGGCCGCTCGGCCGTGAGATCGGCGCGCTGCCCTTCCCGTTCCGCTCGTACTGCTGGGGTCCGCTCTGGCAGGAGTTACGGCGGCGGCTGCCGGAGGACACCGTCTTCCGGTCAGGGGTACGGGTGGACGCGGTCAGCGACACGGCGGACGGCGCCGGAGTCCATCTCGGCGGCGGCGAAGGAAGCAGAGCAGGCGAGGGCGGTGCCGGCAGCGGCGGGCGGCGCGGCGCCGACGGCAGCAGCCGCCGTACGGAGCGCTTCGACCTGGTCATCGGCGCGGACGGCTACCGTTCGGTGGTCCGCGAGACCGCGTTCCCCGGCGTGCGGCCCGGTTATGCCGGCTACCTCGCCTGGCGTGGCGCGGTGCCGGCCGACCGGCTGACGGAACTCCGCTTCCCCGGCCTGCCGGCCGACCCCTGGGCGGAAGAGGACTGCACCTACGGCGTCTTCCCCGGCGGCCACGTCATCATCTACCGCATCCCGGACGGCCAAGGGGGTAAGCGCGCGAACTGGGTCCTGTACACCGCCCCGCCGGCCGGCCTCGACCTGGGGCTCGACACCCCCACCAGCCTGCCGCCCGGCACCCTGACCGACGCCCTGTACGCCCATTTCACCTACGTCACGGACGAGTTGCTGCCGCCCTACTGGGGTGGGCTGATGCGACTGACGCCGCGTCAAGAGGTCTTCATCCAGCCGATGTACGACTTCACCGCGGCGCGCTACACCGCAGGACGGCTGCTGCTCGCGGGCGATGCGGCCACTGTCGCCCGCCCGCACACCGGCGCCGGTGCGGTCAAGGCGCTGCAGGACGCCGCCGCCCTGGAGACCGCGCTGCGCGCCGTACCGGAACGGCCCGACGCGCTCGCGGCATACGGGGCCAAGCGCGGCGCGACCGGCCGGTCGGTGGTCGAGCTGGGGCGCCGGCTGGGGCGGACCCTGGTCCAGGCCACCCCGGACTGGCGGACCTTGGACCAAGCCGGTCTGGAGGCCGCCTGGGCCGCGGCCGACGGCTCGGGCGCATTCGGCGGGCGTGAGCTGAAGAGCTGA
- a CDS encoding long-chain fatty acid--CoA ligase yields the protein MREFTVPPLATAPRVGGLADVVYEYAEADPERVAFARKDDAGNWQNVTAGTFRDEVIALAKGLLAQGVRFGDRVGIMSRTRYEWTLFDFALWSIGVQSVPLYPTSSAEQVFWMLHNAGVSACLVEHEDHAMTIGSVIDRLPHLRKLWQLDADPVAELTAAGAHIDDDVVHRHRMAVTPDATATIIYTSGTTGRPKGCVITHANFMAEADNIVLRHETVFTSKGDDEAATLLFLPLAHVFGRMVQVAAVRGRVKLGHQPELAARALLPDLQTFRPTFILAVPYIFEKVFAAARRKAEADGKAGPFDKAVEIAVRYAEAQEHKAFGTGPGPSAALRMQHQFFDKVVYSKVRAAMGGRVRHAMSGGSAMERRLGLFFDGAGVRIFEGYGLTESTAAATANPPERTRFGTVGTPVPGTTVHIAEDGEIWLYGGQIFHGYHNDPKATDAVLHDGWFSTGDLGALDEDGYLTITGRKKEILVTSGGKTVSPVGLEERVRAHPLVAQCIVVGNDRPFIAALVTLDPEAVAHWLAMREKPEMPPTDLVRDPDLETEIRRAVVAANTLVSQAESIRTFRILANQFSEEHGLLTPSLKLKRKAIETTYQVEVDALYQA from the coding sequence TTGCGCGAGTTCACCGTCCCGCCTTTGGCGACCGCGCCCCGGGTCGGCGGGCTGGCGGACGTTGTCTACGAGTACGCCGAGGCCGACCCCGAGCGTGTCGCCTTCGCCCGTAAGGACGACGCGGGCAACTGGCAGAACGTCACCGCCGGAACATTCCGGGACGAGGTCATCGCACTGGCCAAGGGCCTGCTGGCGCAGGGCGTCCGGTTCGGCGACCGTGTCGGCATCATGTCGCGTACGCGCTATGAGTGGACCCTGTTCGACTTCGCGCTGTGGTCGATCGGCGTCCAGTCCGTACCGCTGTATCCGACGTCGTCGGCGGAGCAGGTCTTCTGGATGCTGCACAACGCGGGCGTCTCGGCCTGCCTGGTCGAGCACGAGGACCATGCGATGACCATCGGCTCGGTCATCGACCGGCTTCCCCATCTGCGCAAGCTGTGGCAGCTGGACGCCGACCCGGTGGCCGAACTGACCGCGGCGGGTGCGCATATCGACGACGACGTCGTGCACCGCCACCGGATGGCCGTCACCCCGGACGCCACCGCGACGATCATCTACACCTCCGGCACCACCGGCCGCCCCAAGGGCTGCGTGATCACCCACGCCAACTTCATGGCCGAGGCCGACAACATCGTGCTGCGCCACGAGACCGTCTTCACCTCCAAGGGCGACGACGAGGCCGCCACCCTGCTGTTCCTGCCGCTGGCGCATGTCTTCGGGCGGATGGTCCAGGTCGCCGCGGTGCGTGGCCGGGTCAAGCTGGGCCACCAGCCCGAGCTGGCGGCCCGTGCGCTCCTGCCGGACCTGCAGACGTTCCGGCCGACCTTCATCCTGGCGGTGCCCTACATCTTCGAGAAGGTCTTCGCCGCGGCCCGGCGCAAGGCGGAGGCGGACGGCAAGGCCGGACCGTTCGACAAGGCCGTCGAGATCGCCGTCCGCTATGCCGAGGCCCAGGAGCACAAGGCCTTCGGCACCGGGCCGGGGCCCAGCGCCGCGCTGCGGATGCAGCATCAGTTCTTCGACAAGGTGGTCTACAGCAAGGTCCGGGCGGCGATGGGCGGCCGGGTGCGGCATGCGATGTCGGGCGGCTCCGCGATGGAGCGCCGGCTCGGACTGTTCTTCGACGGCGCCGGCGTGCGGATCTTCGAGGGCTACGGCCTGACGGAGAGCACCGCGGCCGCCACCGCCAACCCGCCCGAGCGGACCCGCTTCGGCACCGTCGGCACCCCGGTCCCCGGTACCACCGTGCACATCGCGGAGGACGGCGAGATCTGGCTGTACGGCGGGCAGATCTTCCACGGCTACCACAACGACCCCAAGGCGACCGATGCCGTGCTGCACGACGGCTGGTTCTCCACGGGTGACCTGGGCGCGCTGGACGAGGACGGCTATCTGACGATCACCGGCCGCAAGAAGGAAATCCTGGTCACCTCCGGCGGCAAGACGGTCTCACCGGTGGGCCTGGAGGAGCGGGTGCGGGCGCATCCGCTGGTCGCCCAGTGCATCGTCGTGGGCAACGACCGGCCGTTCATCGCGGCCCTGGTGACCCTGGACCCGGAGGCGGTCGCGCACTGGCTGGCCATGCGGGAGAAGCCGGAGATGCCGCCGACCGACCTGGTGCGCGACCCGGATCTGGAGACCGAGATCCGGCGCGCCGTGGTCGCCGCCAACACACTGGTCTCGCAGGCCGAGTCGATCCGTACGTTCCGGATACTGGCCAACCAGTTCAGCGAGGAGCACGGGCTGCTGACCCCGTCGCTGAAGCTCAAGCGCAAGGCGATCGAGACGACGTACCAGGTCGAGGTGGACGCGCTGTACCAGGCGTGA
- a CDS encoding exo-alpha-sialidase, which yields MTSVLRAHPSPRRRPRRRAVALLTALTATALALLPTAPAHAMPDRASDSARATAAAPSPTGGFEQQILFKASQEQGYFCFRIPAVVKSVRGTLLAFAEGRRHDCGDAGDIDLVLKRSTDGGRTWGPLQVINHGNGDTHGNPAPIVDRRTGRIVLAETYNKGRTDGLSCEVPCDRTPHLQYSDDEGATWSAPRDLTAAVRPPQWNSWYATGPLHGIQLTRGRHAGRLVFGINSESYADNRVTANHAALVHSDDGGATWKVGALDTWPVAADGTFRQKPSEMALLERSDGSVYVNGREQDGTDLGHRTAAVSRDGGNSFAAPFRALPDLYTPMVQGSALRLPHPRAGRSRTLFAAPADPDRRRTMTIRSSWDEGRTWEGVDRGARVTTDWSGYSDLVAVSDDVTGLMYEGGAVDARDEIRFARFTEDWLGPRRGPDPTTGDAAPGARPAFVLGGARTTGGRFGQALAFDGADDAVRLPYRSSLPLGTHDFTCSLWLRYDATAGEQPLWWMGGVGSKSPQVAVEGDPGHARIIARVTAVDGPAPAATAQAVTHDAYNDGNWHHLALRRTGGRLLLTVDGGETTVVPDVPGSVSRGSVFGVHLGQRPDSRAQFTGALDEVRVYRRALTDAELSRVRSANAPVGGPLVLGLPLDGVRGGAKR from the coding sequence ATGACGTCAGTTCTCCGCGCACACCCCAGCCCCCGCCGCAGACCCCGGCGCCGCGCCGTGGCCCTGCTCACCGCGCTGACCGCCACCGCCCTCGCCCTCCTCCCGACCGCCCCCGCACACGCCATGCCTGACAGGGCATCGGACAGCGCCCGTGCCACCGCCGCGGCGCCCTCCCCCACCGGCGGCTTCGAGCAGCAGATCCTCTTCAAAGCGTCCCAGGAACAGGGCTACTTCTGCTTCCGTATACCGGCCGTCGTGAAGTCCGTGCGCGGCACCCTCCTCGCGTTCGCCGAGGGCCGGCGGCACGACTGCGGTGACGCGGGCGATATCGACCTCGTCCTCAAGCGCTCCACCGACGGCGGCCGCACCTGGGGGCCGCTCCAGGTGATCAACCACGGCAACGGCGACACCCACGGCAACCCGGCGCCCATCGTGGACCGCCGCACCGGCCGGATCGTGCTCGCCGAGACCTACAACAAGGGCCGCACCGACGGCCTCAGCTGCGAGGTCCCCTGCGACCGCACCCCGCACCTCCAGTACAGCGACGACGAAGGCGCCACCTGGTCCGCGCCCCGGGACCTGACCGCCGCCGTCCGTCCCCCGCAGTGGAATTCGTGGTACGCCACCGGGCCCCTGCACGGCATCCAGCTCACCCGGGGACGGCACGCGGGCCGTCTGGTGTTCGGCATCAACTCCGAGAGCTACGCGGACAACCGGGTCACCGCCAACCACGCCGCGCTCGTCCACAGCGACGACGGCGGCGCCACCTGGAAGGTCGGCGCGCTGGACACCTGGCCCGTCGCCGCTGACGGCACATTCCGTCAAAAGCCTTCGGAGATGGCGCTCCTGGAACGCTCCGACGGCTCGGTCTACGTCAACGGGCGGGAACAGGACGGCACCGACCTGGGCCACCGCACCGCTGCGGTCAGCCGTGACGGCGGCAACTCCTTCGCCGCCCCGTTCCGTGCCCTGCCCGACCTCTACACCCCGATGGTGCAGGGTTCGGCGCTCCGGCTGCCGCACCCGCGCGCCGGCCGCAGCCGCACCCTGTTCGCGGCGCCCGCCGACCCCGACCGGCGCCGGACCATGACCATCCGCTCCTCCTGGGACGAGGGCCGCACCTGGGAGGGCGTCGACCGGGGCGCCCGGGTGACCACCGACTGGTCCGGCTACTCGGACCTGGTCGCCGTCTCCGACGACGTCACCGGCCTGATGTACGAGGGCGGCGCGGTCGACGCCCGGGACGAGATCCGCTTCGCCCGCTTCACCGAGGACTGGCTCGGTCCGCGCCGCGGCCCGGATCCCACGACGGGTGACGCCGCCCCGGGCGCCCGCCCGGCCTTCGTCCTGGGCGGCGCCCGGACCACCGGCGGCCGCTTCGGTCAGGCGCTGGCCTTCGACGGCGCCGACGACGCGGTACGCCTCCCCTACCGCAGCTCCCTCCCGCTCGGCACCCACGACTTCACCTGCAGCCTGTGGCTCCGCTATGACGCCACCGCCGGCGAACAGCCGCTGTGGTGGATGGGCGGGGTGGGCAGCAAGTCCCCGCAGGTCGCGGTGGAGGGCGACCCCGGCCACGCCCGGATCATCGCCCGCGTCACCGCCGTCGACGGCCCCGCCCCGGCCGCCACCGCCCAGGCCGTGACCCACGACGCGTACAACGACGGGAACTGGCACCATCTGGCCCTGCGCCGCACGGGCGGCCGGCTGCTGCTCACCGTGGACGGCGGGGAGACCACCGTCGTCCCCGATGTCCCGGGGTCGGTCAGCCGCGGCTCGGTCTTCGGCGTGCACCTGGGTCAGCGGCCCGACAGTCGCGCCCAGTTCACCGGTGCGCTGGACGAGGTACGGGTCTACCGGCGGGCCCTGACCGACGCCGAACTGTCTCGCGTACGCAGTGCCAACGCCCCGGTGGGCGGTCCGCTGGTCCTGGGACTGCCACTGGACGGGGTGCGCGGGGGTGCGAAGCGCTGA